The genomic DNA AACACAACGCTGGAAAATTTGGCTAAGTTAATCGTGCCTTATTTCGCTGACTGGTGTGCGATTAATATCACTAATTCTGAAGGAGAATGTCGCACGATCGCAGTCGCTCATGCAGAGATGGCAAAAGAATCTTTAGTCTGGGAGTTACAGCGGCATTATCCAGTAGGAGCTGATGGGGTCTACCATTATCTACAACCACTACGGACAGGTGTTGTCGATGCCTGTTTCGAGGTTGCGGATGCTCAGCTAGCAAGAGTTGCCTATGACGATCGCCATTTAAGGTTACTGCGATCGCTTTGTTTCCGCTCTTATCTGTGCTTACCGATTCGCTTAGGAAGCCGCACTTTTGGCTCCATACTCTTTGTTCGCGATCAGACAGGTCATTTATATACTAATGCTACTCTGACTTTAGCCGAAGACTTGGCCCGCCGCGCTGCGATCGCCCTAGAAAAAGCGCTGCTTTATCAGGAAGCTCAGAAAAGGGGAGAAGATTTACGCCAAGCTTTGTCAATTTTAGACGAACACCAGCAGCAATTACGCACCCTTCAGCGGTTGACGAATCTACTTAATCAGCGGGTAAGGGATTTGCGTAGTCTCTTGCAAGTGATGGTAGATGCAGTAGTATCTGCGATCGCAGGAGCCCAGTTTTGCCTGATTGTACTCAGCGATCCCGACGACAATCAATTAAATTTAACTGCGGCGGCGGGGAGGGGTATAGAAAATCTGCCTATAGGTGAACCCCTTTGTACGATCTGGGATCGGTTGCTGTTGCGAGTATTTGTTACGGGACACTCGGAATTGATGCGGCGGGATTTAACGGTGGAAGACTTGCACGAAGAGTTTCCTGCTGCCATCTACGCAGTCGCGATCGAATCAGCATCAGCGGGACGGTTAGGGACAATTGCGATCGGTAATTGGGATAATACTAACGCCTTTAACCCAGAAGCTCAACAACTACTGATGGCTGTGGGAAAACAAGCCGCGATCGCTATTAACAATGCTCAACTCATCAAGGCGTTAGAAAAACGAGAAGAGCTTTTAGAGACTCAAAATCAAATTTTACTCCGCCAGAACCAAGAACTCGAAAGCCAGCGGCAACATATTGAATTGCAAAATTTACAACTGTTGGAAGCCGCGCGGCTAAAATCACACTTCTTGAGTACAGTTTCTCACGAATTGCGTACTCCTATGAATGCAATTATCGGATTTTCTGAGCTATTACTACGCCAGCGCCAACCGCCAATTAATTCTCAGCAAATAGACATGGTACAGCGCATTCTTAAGAATGGCAAAAACCTGCTAATGCTGATTAATAACATCCTCGATCTCTCAAGAATTGAGGCCGGTCGCACGGAATTGGAAATTGAGGAATTTGATTTAACTAATTTAGTATTATGCACGGCTTTGGACTTTGGAATCATCGCCAATGAAAAAATTTTATCCATGTCTGTCTATATATATTTAGATAATCCTTGTATTGTTAATGACAAGTCGCGTCTGCGGCAAGTTTTAGTCAATTTACTTTCTAATGCCGTTAAATTTACAGAGAGAGGAAGCATTTATATCCATGTCTCGGAATTAAGTGCTGACAAACTGCTAATTGAGATTCGGGATACGGGAATTGGTATTGCGGAAACTCAAATTCCTCACATTTTTGAAAAGTTCCGACAAGTAGACCAGACTACCAAACGCAAATATCCCGGTACTGGTTTAGGGCTAGCTATTACAGCCTCTTTAGTTAACTTGATGAAGGGCAAAATTAAGGTAGAAAGTGAAGTAGGAAAAGGCTCTTCCTTTCGGTTGGAATTGCCGCGTCAAGTATAGCAACCGCTTTTATTAGGGGCTAGGGGCTAGGGGCTAGGGGCTAGGGGAAGAAGAGGCTACGATGCTCAGGGCTAGGGGCTAGGGGCTAGGGGAAGAAGGGAAGATAGAGGCTAGGAGAAGATAGGGGCTAGGGGCTAGGGGCTAGGGGCTAGGGGAAGAAGGGGAAGATAGGAATAGAATCAGCGAGTTTGGTGGAACTCAAAATGTCTTAACTGCCAAGAATGTTGCTATAATCACTCTTTTGTCATTTTGGTCAGAGAAAAAGGCTTAAGCTATTCTACTGACCCAAGAAACCGGGTTTTTTACCAAATTTCTGAACATCAACAAACTATTTTCCTAAAAAACCCGGTTTCTGACTCCTCTCAGTTAACAGTTAACAATTAACAATTAACAATTAACAGTTAACAGTTAACAGTTAACAGTTAACAATACTAGAGACTTGCAGTTTTTCCAACTTCAGCCTGAGTAGCAATTGGTTTGACATCGCTGTAACCCATAGTATCAGCAACATCCCGCAGCACAGAAATTTGCTGCTCAAAATCAAGACCTTCCACCTTACTCAAAGCATTATTAACAACTTGAGTGGCTTCATAACCCTTCGGCAAATCCACAACATTATCGCCCATACCCACAGCCCAAGCATACCACACCAACAACTTATTATTAGCAGTAAGAGCACCGTAAGCGCGAGAATATTCTGTATCCTCGCCGTTGGCAATAGCCCGCATCACATTTAACTGCTCCTCCTGTGATAGCCCATAGAAGTTATCTAGCAGCAGTGGTGCTAGTTCTGGTTCTGCTGCTGCTGGAGCTGCTGGTGTAATTGAACCGCCCATCTTTTCATAAATAAAGTAAAGCAGTGCCAGTTTATCATCTGTACTCAAAGTGTTAATTGCCTCAATAACTTCTTGAGTGTTTCCTGAGAGAGTATGAGTGCTGTCAACGTTGGTTGTTGATTTCATGTTTTTTCCT from Kamptonema formosum PCC 6407 includes the following:
- a CDS encoding ATP-binding protein codes for the protein MNNFSSDRSSPNQSGEGMRLARSHIENFPHDCLNCESPSLCLFNALPQIIWTANSDGAATYFNSQWEEYTGVPQTEALGFGFLNFIHPEDRDRTIISMQQALTHKTSYEIEFRLLQECGVYGWVMAKASPVTADNGEVKEWVGTYTDIDHFKTTQGSQEITETPPKLPEEGVYFLAQASAILSASLDVNTTLENLAKLIVPYFADWCAINITNSEGECRTIAVAHAEMAKESLVWELQRHYPVGADGVYHYLQPLRTGVVDACFEVADAQLARVAYDDRHLRLLRSLCFRSYLCLPIRLGSRTFGSILFVRDQTGHLYTNATLTLAEDLARRAAIALEKALLYQEAQKRGEDLRQALSILDEHQQQLRTLQRLTNLLNQRVRDLRSLLQVMVDAVVSAIAGAQFCLIVLSDPDDNQLNLTAAAGRGIENLPIGEPLCTIWDRLLLRVFVTGHSELMRRDLTVEDLHEEFPAAIYAVAIESASAGRLGTIAIGNWDNTNAFNPEAQQLLMAVGKQAAIAINNAQLIKALEKREELLETQNQILLRQNQELESQRQHIELQNLQLLEAARLKSHFLSTVSHELRTPMNAIIGFSELLLRQRQPPINSQQIDMVQRILKNGKNLLMLINNILDLSRIEAGRTELEIEEFDLTNLVLCTALDFGIIANEKILSMSVYIYLDNPCIVNDKSRLRQVLVNLLSNAVKFTERGSIYIHVSELSADKLLIEIRDTGIGIAETQIPHIFEKFRQVDQTTKRKYPGTGLGLAITASLVNLMKGKIKVESEVGKGSSFRLELPRQV
- a CDS encoding orange carotenoid protein N-terminal domain-containing protein, whose translation is MKSTTNVDSTHTLSGNTQEVIEAINTLSTDDKLALLYFIYEKMGGSITPAAPAAAEPELAPLLLDNFYGLSQEEQLNVMRAIANGEDTEYSRAYGALTANNKLLVWYAWAVGMGDNVVDLPKGYEATQVVNNALSKVEGLDFEQQISVLRDVADTMGYSDVKPIATQAEVGKTASL